One segment of Candidatus Nezhaarchaeales archaeon DNA contains the following:
- a CDS encoding radical SAM protein: protein MKCKVILTADRTLMSSYSGNLFSGFLATAPRNRFLPLFYQLLFSFVMRPVPTNEKGEALLAPHGLRRVEAAIINSGVVKPDEVMVVPPYRLRALVNDVEVLGISTFDPLGRGPASSTFGAPYGVVNEEPITAWEFRRLLTSEALRRARKEGVKIVIGGPGAWQIDKGFMVKYGIDVVVLGEAEVVFPELLSKLLKGEVIEKPLIVKVPPSKVPAADEIPLLRGATVGGLVEVSRGCGRGCRFCAPTLRRLRHRRLEDVIYDVEVNVRFGQRNICLHAEDVLRYGSYGYLVNHEAVINLFKRVRGVRGVEGVCISHAALASIASSPKTVKEISSLLELDEDHWMGYQTGIETGSSRLIGRLMARKPAPFTPNQWPEVVEQAFAISVDNYWVPCATLIVNLPGEEEEDCLRTVELIDRLKSYKSIIVPLLFVPYGEGLSSKPMRILEDAKYYHLELYKAAWDHNMRWLLELADQHTRHTALPAKLFLRFMTRTVRYLLNRRITKLLNEMIAAAKADVKLNIVIPSMLSVRAG from the coding sequence TTGAAGTGTAAGGTTATTCTAACAGCCGATAGAACGTTAATGAGTAGCTACAGTGGCAACCTATTCTCGGGCTTTTTAGCAACAGCACCTAGGAATCGGTTTCTACCGTTATTCTACCAGCTCCTATTCAGCTTCGTGATGAGGCCGGTGCCTACGAACGAAAAGGGTGAAGCCCTATTAGCACCCCACGGGTTACGTAGGGTTGAGGCCGCCATAATAAATAGCGGCGTGGTTAAGCCCGATGAAGTAATGGTTGTACCACCATATCGGTTAAGGGCGCTGGTTAATGACGTAGAGGTTTTAGGTATTTCAACGTTTGACCCCCTAGGAAGGGGGCCAGCCTCATCAACCTTCGGAGCCCCCTACGGAGTCGTAAACGAGGAGCCCATAACCGCTTGGGAGTTCCGTAGGCTGTTAACTAGTGAAGCCTTAAGGAGGGCTAGGAAGGAAGGGGTTAAAATCGTTATTGGAGGTCCTGGAGCTTGGCAGATAGATAAGGGCTTCATGGTTAAGTACGGAATAGACGTAGTCGTACTCGGGGAGGCTGAAGTAGTATTCCCCGAACTACTAAGTAAGCTACTTAAAGGTGAAGTTATCGAGAAGCCCCTCATAGTTAAGGTTCCGCCTAGTAAGGTTCCAGCGGCCGATGAAATACCATTACTACGCGGCGCTACCGTAGGGGGTTTAGTAGAGGTATCGAGGGGTTGTGGAAGGGGCTGTCGCTTCTGCGCTCCAACCTTAAGGAGGCTTAGGCATAGGAGGCTTGAGGACGTAATTTACGACGTGGAGGTAAACGTTAGGTTCGGACAGCGAAACATATGTCTTCACGCCGAGGACGTACTTAGATATGGCTCCTACGGTTACCTAGTTAACCATGAAGCCGTCATTAACCTCTTTAAACGCGTTAGAGGCGTAAGGGGGGTTGAAGGCGTCTGCATAAGTCACGCCGCGTTAGCCTCAATAGCTTCAAGCCCTAAAACAGTTAAGGAGATATCAAGCCTTCTCGAGCTCGACGAGGATCACTGGATGGGCTACCAAACCGGTATTGAAACCGGTAGCTCTAGGTTGATAGGACGCCTCATGGCTAGGAAGCCGGCCCCCTTTACGCCTAATCAATGGCCCGAGGTTGTTGAGCAGGCCTTCGCTATAAGCGTTGATAACTACTGGGTTCCATGCGCTACGCTGATCGTAAACCTCCCAGGCGAGGAGGAGGAGGATTGTTTAAGGACCGTTGAGCTTATCGATAGGTTGAAGAGCTACAAGAGCATAATAGTCCCACTACTCTTCGTACCCTACGGGGAGGGTTTAAGCTCTAAGCCAATGCGTATCCTTGAGGACGCAAAGTACTACCATTTGGAGCTTTACAAGGCGGCCTGGGATCATAACATGAGGTGGTTGCTTGAACTAGCCGATCAGCATACGAGGCATACCGCGTTACCAGCTAAGTTATTCCTAAGGTTTATGACGCGAACGGTAAGATACCTACTTAATAGGAGGATTACAAAACTTTTAAACGAAATGATAGCAGCGGCGAAAGCGGATGTGAAACTTAATATAGTGATACCTTCCATGTTAAGTGTGAGGGCAGGCTAA